The genomic stretch ATCTCATTTGTTGTCATCAATTTCTTCAGTATCTCTGTGCTCTGGGGAATAttctggaaggagagaaaaaaggcgTTCATATAGTGAGGCTGAGCATTCAGTCAGGAGCAAGGCACACTCTCGAGGCAGAAGCAGAGAAGGGCACCAAACGTGAcaggccctgcccctcacctcctCGCTCGGCAGACACGACATTGAGCGTGTCCCCCCCCCGCCCGAAGCTCTACCGGGACCTCAGGTCTCCCGGGAGCCTAAAGCCCTCAGACGGACACAACACTCTGCTTGGCCCACCTGAGCTCATGCCCGTCTGCAGCCCAATACCACGCTCCCCACCGCTCTCCTCAAACGCACCCTGAACTTGCCAACTTCGTGTTCACGCCGCCTCCCTCTGCACGTTCCTCCCCCTAGGACTCACCCACCCTTCCAGTCCAGCTGGAGGGCCACCCTCCCCGTGGGGCCTCTCCTCGGGTCAGCCTCGCCCCCATCCCCCCGCCCTGGCTGGCACCTGGCACAGCGGCCGCCTGCGCCACCTCCAGGCTGTGGACCACCCAGCACCGTGGGGTCCACGTGGCAGGCGTGCAAGAGAATTCCATTTTGTTGACCAAATACCACTTTGAGAAGGACAGAAGAGATGACCTAAGCCAGGATGACTGTATCTGGTCATTAAGAAAACAGCACCCTTCAAAGAGCCACTGTAGAAAAGTTAATTAAATTTCCTCTCCAAAGAATATTTTTAGACACTGGAAGTTGACTTAAACCCCACATGGCAGATGATTTGCAAGTCTGAGAATGAGGGCAGATGCTCCTGGAGCGTCTGTGCCCTGAGCACCAACTGCACCACGAGCAGAACCCGCCCGGCCCTCCTGctgaagccccagctcctctctacTGTGCGCACCGCGGGGCTAACTGGCCGCACGGCAGTTCAGCTACAAAAGACGAAACAACTGGCCGACAGTCTGGGTTTCTCTGTTGACACAGGACTCTCTAAGTCACTTAAGTCTTGGCCCTCATGATGGTGTGCAGGGTGACGAGCAGACCTGGCGTCTTAAAACAGGGGATCGTGACAACTATGCACATCGACTTGACACAAAATACGGTGACAAAACTTAGGGGAAGTGTGAAACAGGAGAGGATAAAGCCAGATCGTGTACTACACCAGAAAACGGTAACACACCAGTTCACAAATCCTTCGGTGATCTGAAGGTGCAGAGTGGAGTCCACATTTCCCATACTACTTAGAACGTCCACCAGTGGACATGTGACAACAGGCCAAGAACAAACAGTGCAGAAAAGGTTTCACAAGGCAATAAGGAGGCTCAGGTCACACATATGCATCCCAGGCTTGGAAACTGATATCTCtcttaatgaaggaagaaattttgGCGAAAAAGAATAGGTGCAATGCTGAAAGAAGAGACAAATCAACaagcctgtgtgtctgtgtgtgtgtgcacgcacgtacacgcgcacgcgcacatatatgtatacgtatatatacatacgcACACGTATGCTCACATGTatgtacaacctggaagacaAGAGCTTACGTACAACCCACAGAATCTGTTATTTGCACAGTACCGCCATaaatttacatacattttaaatgtattcaaatattttgtattttgcaatAAAATCTTTCTAAATTTGTTATTCATTTCTCATGTTTCACTATGTCCTTTTTAatgtccctcttttatttttcgttattttatcttttatggcaAACTGCCTTTCAGACAATTAGTTATGTGATGAAAATTTCTGCAGTGAACATGCTTGCAGCCACAATGTCTGTGGCAAAGATGCTCCAGTGAAAGTGCCCAGAAGAGACACAACGGCCATGGCCCCTGCTCTCAACGAAGTGGGAAGAGCCAATCGGTTAACTACAGATGCAAGCAGCACTATTAGTCACTATATCCTCGGAAGGAGATGCTAAAtacaaaataactcaatttgtCTGAAAGATTATCCATGACTCTAGCTCATCTGAAAGATATACTTGAATTATACTAAGCTACAGTTTCACTCTTACTAATTCAACAAATGGTTGAGGGCCTTCTACACATCATATTCAGGATGATCTGGGGACACCAAAAGGGAAAACGTTCCCACGGAGTTGACAATCTAACTAATTTATGAGAGCTATGAAATGAGATGACGCCAACAGAACTTACAAGAAAAGCTGCCCTAATACCAATGGCCATTCTAGAATAAAACAAGGCTTCCAACTTGGAACGATGTTGTTATAATCTCTTCCCTTTAAGGAAGAAGTTCTTAAACCAGGAGTCCACGGACTTTCAGCTAATCTCTTAGGGAGAGGATTGGAGTTCCTAAACTACCTGAAATTACTGGCAAAACTTTTCTATACATGTTCCCATATGTATTTTTCTGGGAAAGGAGCCCACAGATATATCCAGACTGAGAACAGGGAACAGATTTATCTCATCTAGTCCCATGTAAAATTAAGTGAATAAACATGACGATAATTCGATCCATACTGTGCTCAAAAATGCCTTCTCAAAAATTACACCTTCCAAATTAATTAGTTACAGAAACTTCTTGAACAGTGAAAACATCTTTCCACACAAACATCTGGGATTTAAAGCCCTGATCTATCCTGACAAAACATGAACAAAATATTCTCCAAGTTACAGAAGTATATCTAGAAGAATATGTGACAATCAAATTCAAACTGCCAGACCAGCAGTTTTCTCTTTACGTGGAGAAAAAAGGATCTCTACGTGCTGCTTAGGTTTCACACTGATACCATACATTTATGTTTGTTACTAAGTTCATTATAATAACTCAGCTATTAAGTCAATGAGATAAAACCTTACCTTAACCAAACTTTTCAAGCTTCTGGAAGAAAGTACAGGCTTAAAAGCTTCAACTGTGATTAGGTCTAATTTCATCACATCAGTATAACATAAGTACAGAATTGCAGAGATTTTCCATACTTGACAATAACTCAGAACTATgaatatacaagaaaaaaaaatcacttaagttTTCTGTTATatgattttgaaattaaatacCTCTAACTCATAAAGGctgcttttaaaaagtcatctctGTTGCCTCTTTTAATCAAAGCATTTACTGACATTCTGAACCAATTATAATGCACATTTTCTTTCAAAGCCAATTTATTTTCCTAAGTTATCTCTTGCTTTTACAATtatgtttattttgcattttctgaaCATACTACTGAGACACAGCTGGGTTAGCTAAGACACAAGATTAAAATTTTGCTGACTACACTAAAgtaaactaaataataaatatacaatgcacaatgtaaaatatttagccaTTTATTCTagtaaatttaacatttaaagttaaaaacattttatttattaacaaatAACACTGAATTATCTATTATAACATACTAGCCACTAAAAAGTGACAATCATAATTTGATATGATGTTAGGGTATAATTGGTaacaggaataaaaaataaactattgaaGCAACTACCAAAATTCAGTATCTGAAGCTTCTATTCTGACAATTAAAACGTACTTTACCAACTTCTCATACACCAACAACTTACATCTAACACTGGCTTGCATGATGAGTTATCAAAGACCAAAAAGAAACGGCAACTCGGAAGCTAACAGTCAAGAACTCTGAGCTGCTCTCATACAACTGTGTGTCTGGAAAGTTTCAAGACACAAACCAAACAGAATATACCAGCAACTAGAGCAATTAGTGAGGACAAACAGCAATACAATGGCATCAATCATCATTAACAAACGGCCTCAAAAAGATCCCTACTGGTCCAACTCATAACTATGAATAAAGTAATAACAAGATAAAATGTGAATGCTATGCACTGTAATACCACCTGCTGCAGGAAGGTCATGCACGATATTTGGTTGTTCTAGCAGTGAACAGCAAGGAGGCTCTCTGAAATTCTGTGTTTTTAGGGCTTTCAGGAAAGGAGTATGAAGACTGCTGGTAGATTCTGAAGTTTTATAGTCAGTAACATGTCGACATGTAAGAATAGTTACTTGCATATTCTTCCTTGGACAAGAGCCAAAAACCTAGCACAAAAttgatttcaaattaaaaaatatatatatataattttgtgacAGAATAGAAACATCCCTCTAGTTGTTTATCTACaccattcatatatatatacacacatacacacacacacaccttgcagGGGTGGAACTGTCcatggaaaaacaaaacccatgctttgctgtgccctcacctgggtcTCATCTTAATTCTGTCACTTTCTAGTTGGGTAACCTTCTCCAAGTTACCTTCCTCACCTGTGAACTAAGGGCTACTTACCTGAGGGAGGTGTGATCTGGATTAAATGAAGTCAGGAACAAAGGAGGCAGAGCAGCTAACAGCCAGGGATGCCATGGCAGGTAAGGCAGTCACTCAACTATGAGCACCTGTTCGTTTACGCCCTCTCCCGCCCGCCACAGATGCCTGCAAATTATTCTTTTTGGTTTGTTCCAGTTTGTTCTGTTTCTAAGATCACTACTTGCAATCAGTGTTGAGAACAGTGTTACACTGAATAGAAGTGAATGGGAATGACACCCATTCTTTACTGGATAAAGTGACGTGATCAAGATCTCTTCTAACACAGGTATCTCTAAGAACGCTCCACTTAGACTAGTGTTGTATCAGCAACAGGAAGTGATCCTTTCACTAATATAACAGGTTCAAGAACACTGTATTAAGGATGTTTCTAAGAACATCACTTGCAAGTTGCACTCATAAGTGTTTTATCAGTGCAAATGATTCTTAAATtcgcttttaaatttatttcaatcgTAGACTAAGTTTCAATCGCTCAAGACCTCAATGTCCACCTAAGTTGGTATTTCATGGATTTCCAGGGACCCTTCCAGCTTTTAAAATCTTTGGtgatgtaagaaaataaaaaaagcagctatcttttaaggaaaaaaagagtagatTTTAGGTCATTGCaccttgtttgaaaatattttatgaagagAGCAAAATGGCTATTTCAAATAGCAAGGGAACTAaagattttatattatgtgccgtAAGTGATTTATAAGGAGACTTTAATTGTAGTGTAGCtttataaataaacacaaaacttAACACCACATACATTTGTCAGCAGATACGTCCCATTTAAGGGCTATAACGTTACTCACAAGGCCTGATTTATCATCCTCCCTAAAATACTTATCATCTGAAGCCACAATACTTGACACCTGTTGGACTGTGTGTGATTATCAGGATTATGCAGCTGACGTGAACCCAACAGCAGAGGGACCCGAAGAGTATCCCCGGGTGGGGGGGAAATACtgattaaaaaattctgttttggaAATGCATAATTCTACATTTTTTCAAGTCTGAGAGAGAACAGCTGTTCCAtagtacaaaaataataaaacgcCCTACATAAACTGACAATACAATTAATACGGCAGCTTCCCACCCTTCTGAGATCTGCTGAAAGCTATGGACCCTCTCTCTAGAAAATACACGTAGGTACACAGCATAAAATCATATATACAACCATAAGATTCACAGATCTTATTAGAAAATTCCTCATTTAATAAAATGCATTGAAtaacttttaataaatgtttctaagTATGCCAATCTGGTTTAAAGCAGGTGTACatcaaattttttatttctaatgaaCTTAATTGTAATACCTACATAAAAATATGCCTAAGATTTAAGTTGCAATGTTGAAAAGACGTATATAAAAGggctatttcatttaaaaataacctgCAACTAccaactggacttccctggtggcgcagtggttaagaatccgcctgccagtgcaggaggcacgggttcgagccctggtccaggaagatccacctgccgcggagcaactaagcccgtgcgccacaactactgagcctgtgctctagagcccacgagccacaactactgaagcccacgtgccacaactactgagcctgtgttctagagcccacgagccataactactgaagtccgtgcgcctagagcccatgctccgcaacaggaggagccgccgcaatgagaagcccacgcaccgcaacgaagagtagcccccgcttgccgcaactagagaaagtgtgcacagcaacaaagacccaacgcagccaaaaataagtaaataaataattaaaaaataataacctgcAACTACCAAAATTAATGATTATTCTCTAAAATTTCTAGCTAAGTTCTTCACTGAAAAATTTGTTTTAGTGGACACATACCATGTGCTCAATTTTCCCACAAAATGAAGCCTCAATTGATCCCATTCTAATGCTACGAAAAACGGATGAAACCCCGGTGTGAGTGTCAGCTGAGCACCAACCCCAGGAACCCAGGTTCTCACCTCCCGTCCCTGCGCTTCCGGGCAGCATTGTCAGCACGGCCCATTTTCACCCGTGGCTGCAACCCTGCTCTGTTTCATGGGGGTAACTTGTTCCAACTATGTCTTATGTTTTTATGACCAACGATCTTTAGCACATTGCTGACCACATTTGCCAAATgagttcttttattctttatattctgTAACAAACTCCTACTATATTTCTAAGGGAAAAAGCAAATACTTACCCCGCTTCAACATCTGACTACATGGGTTTAAGTGTAAAGAAACGGAACCTTGATGAAGTAGCAACCCCAGAATCTCTCTTACCTTTTCCAGCCACTGATACTGCTGATCTTCAGCAACGTAGCAACTACATTGACAGAGCACAACCTGAAAATCAAACCCCGAGTTTTCTGTCAGGTCAAATAAATgttacacacaccccacactgtcaTCATATACATATCATGTGAATCCCAACATAACCTCTGGATAACACTTGTTTTGCTTAATCTGCTACTgccttacttatttttctttttaaaatttaagaatcaaGCCACTACTGGCAGTTAGTATCAGAGAAAAGTGCACATTGACAGAGCAACTGTGATGGCCGGCACAGGAGATTCTAAAGATAATATCAGTAAGTACTACCGGAGTCCTCTCTATAAAACAGAGACGACACCAGGCCTGCTGCCCATCCGGGGGTGGGTGGTGCCACACACTGTGAAGATCAAACTCAAAAAGCGTTACAAAAACATTAAGTGCTATCAGGACAGCAGCCCAGCAGCATCTCAGCCCAGCGGCACCCTAGGACACTGCTGATGCCTGGAAGGCAATATTATTCTAGCCACCATGTCCAGACCATGTGCTTGAAGTGAAAACATGCAATGCACAATGCTGTAAAAGGATGACATTCCGGATTATTAATGCTTGTGGAATGATAGCATCCATAAAAGTCAACTTTGTCTTCTATTGAAATATCGCCAGAAACACTAACACTTAATGACAcaagtgggaaaaaatgaaacacaaggacttccctggtgatccggcagttaagactctgcacttccacttcgggggcacgggttcgatccctggttgggcggaactaagatctcgcatgcagtgtggtgtggccaaaaaaaaaaaaaaaaaatgaagaagcgGCACAAGAGGGAAAAAGAGGGCCCAGGGACAGGGGGAAGAGAAAGACTAGATATGGAATTAGCTACACACAAAGATTCTGGATAGTCAAGAGACACCCAACCAATCAATGGTATAACTAAATGCAGTAACAGAAATTTCTACTGCTTGACCTCCAGATGTATTCTAGAGGGAAAACTTCCCACTAAGGATCAGATAAAGAACatgctttgggacttccctggcagtccagtggttaagacttcgccttccaacgcagagagtacaggttcgatccctggtcagggagctaagatcccacatgcctcgggacCAAGAAACATAAaccagaagcaatgttgtaacaaattcaacaaagactttaaaaatggtccacatcaaaaaatcttaaaaaaaaaaatgcttagttTCCTTATTACTTATTTCCTATAAATACCGGATGTTTACAAAAATCCTTATGTAAACTTTAATAACTTTGGATAacatattacaaaaacaaactgtAAGTATTACAAAATCAAATTTTAGTTTTCAAGGCTAACATTATAGTATTATGGAATTACTGACTTCTTGCATTGTCTGAATCCCTGCCCCTGGCCTCTGTTCAAGCACTCAGCAGCTGTGGAACGGCACTCTGTCAGACAAGCAGGTGGCGAGACAGACATCACCTGCCCGGCCACCTCACCTGCCTGACCTGTCTCCCAAACCGCCCAGGACACTCCTTTCTCTCAATGAACCCAAGGATAGGATTAGGACAAACGGTTCCAATGAAATCACTAGGCATCAGCTACAGAGTTATCTTTCATAACTTAAAAAATCGGGATGAATTAGGAATTcgctgacggtccagtggttaagactctgcacttccactgcagggtgcacgggtttgatccctggttggggaactaagattccgaaAGCCGAGGGGAGcggccaaaagaagaaaaaaaaaaaatcaggatga from Pseudorca crassidens isolate mPseCra1 chromosome 5, mPseCra1.hap1, whole genome shotgun sequence encodes the following:
- the PSMG1 gene encoding proteasome assembly chaperone 1 isoform X2 encodes the protein MNSGVWEEVGCAKLWNEWCRTVDTTHLSPTEAFCVFYHLKSNPSVVLCQCSCYVAEDQQYQWLEKVFGSCPRKNMQVTILTCRHVTDYKTSESTSSLHTPFLKALKTQNFREPPCCSLLEQPNIVHDLPAAVLSYCQVWKISAILYLCYTDVMKLDLITVEAFKPVLSSRSLKSLVKNIPQSTEILKKLMTTNEIQSNIYT
- the PSMG1 gene encoding proteasome assembly chaperone 1 isoform X1, which translates into the protein MAATFFGEVVRAPCRAGTEDEEEEEEEGRRETPEDGEVRQQLARKREVRLLRRQTKTTLEVSLLEKYPCSKFIIAIGNNAVAFLSSFIMNSGVWEEVGCAKLWNEWCRTVDTTHLSPTEAFCVFYHLKSNPSVVLCQCSCYVAEDQQYQWLEKVFGSCPRKNMQVTILTCRHVTDYKTSESTSSLHTPFLKALKTQNFREPPCCSLLEQPNIVHDLPAAVLSYCQVWKISAILYLCYTDVMKLDLITVEAFKPVLSSRSLKSLVKNIPQSTEILKKLMTTNEIQSNIYT